The proteins below are encoded in one region of Festucalex cinctus isolate MCC-2025b chromosome 2, RoL_Fcin_1.0, whole genome shotgun sequence:
- the LOC144013535 gene encoding heparan-sulfate 6-O-sulfotransferase 3-B-like yields MEEKFSRLIFIPIAAVLCFMIGYQYVCPAESNTCYFRREDSGLFEQYSSLRTEQQPDEDFADKTTFTFNFTERDLDRHVDFNIRGDDVMVFLHIQKTGGTTFGRHLVKNIQLEQPCECTPGQRKCTCHRPGKSESWLFSRFSTGWSCGLHADWTELTSCVPVVMNKRDKKNSQKRKRNFYYITMLRDPVSRYLSEWKHVQRGATWKTALHMCDGRPPTQDELPACYSGDDWTGVSLADFMNCPSNLANNRQVRMLADLSLVGCYNVSSMNELERGRVLLASAKANLRHMAFYGLTEYQRKTQHLFERTFNLRFIRPFTQINSTRAASVGINKKAQWRIEGLNALDVELYEYAKELFLQRYQYSRQKQRQEERLRRRKERQSLHRTYLAELLRLGGDEEEDEQEEDVKVLATTEDYNSQVVRW; encoded by the exons ATGGAGGAGAAGTTCAGTAGACTCATTTTCATCCCCATTGCTGCGGTGCTCTGCTTCATGATAGGCTACCAGTACGTGTGCCCCGCGGAGAGCAACACCTGCTACTTCCGACGTGAAGACAGCGGCCTTTTCGAGCAATATTCATCCCTCCGCACGGAGCAGCAGCCGGACGAGGACTTCGCCGACAAGACCACGTTCACGTTTAACTTCACGGAGCGGGACCTGGACAGACACGTGGACTTTAACATCCGCGGAGATGACGTGATGGTGTTCCTGCACATCCAAAAGACCGGAGGAACCACGTTCGGACGCCACCTGGTGAAGAACATCCAGCTGGAGCAGCCCTGCGAATGCACGCCTGGCCAGAGGAAATGCACGTGTCACCGGCCCGGCAAAAGCGAGTCGTGGCTCTTTTCCCGCTTCTCCACCGGCTGGAGTTGCGGCTTGCACGCCGACTGGACCGAGCTCACCAGCTGCGTTCCCGTGGTGATGAACAAGCGGGACAAAAAGAATTCCCAAAAGAGAAAAAG GAACTTCTACTACATCACCATGCTACGTGACCCCGTGTCACGCTACCTCAGCGAGTGGAAGCACGTACAACGTGGCGCCACCTGGAAAACCGCCCTCCACATGTGCGACGGCCGCCCGCCCACTCAGGACGAACTTCCGGCCTGCTACAGCGGCGACGACTGGACCGGCGTGAGCCTGGCAGACTTCATGAATTGCCCCTCCAACCTCGCCAACAACCGGCAGGTGCGCATGCTGGCTGACCTCAGCCTCGTGGGCTGCTACAACGTGTCGTCCATGAACGAGCTGGAACGAGGCCGCGTGCTGCTCGCCAGCGCCAAGGCCAACCTGCGTCACATGGCCTTCTACGGTCTGACCGAGTACCAGCGAAAGACGCAGCACTTATTCGAGCGGACGTTCAACCTGCGTTTCATTCGGCCCTTCACGCAGATCAACAGCACGCGCGCTGCCAGCGTGGGGATCAACAAGAAGGCGCAGTGGCGCATCGAGGGGCTGAACGCCCTCGACGTGGAGCTCTACGAGTACGCCAAGGAGCTTTTCCTGCAGCGCTATCAGTACAGCCGCCAAAAGCAGCGTCAAGAGGAGCGTCTCCGGCGGCGAAAGGAGAGGCAAAGTCTGCACAGGACCTACCTGGCGGAGTTGCTGAGATTAGGAGGAGACGAGGAAGAGGACGAGCAGGAGGAGGACGTGAAGGTGCTTGCCACGACGGAGGACTATAACAGTCAGGTGGTGCGATGGTGA